The window ACGAGGACGCGGGAAAGTCCGGCAAGTCTATCGAAGGCCGGGCGCAATTCAGCCAGATGATGGAGGACATCCAATCCGGCAAGGATGGCGTGTCCTATGTTCTGGTGTTCAAATTGTCCCGGTTTGGCAGAAACGCGGCGGACGTGCTCTCTTCCCTTCAGGTTATGCAGGATTTTGGCGTCAATCTGGTTTGTGTGGAAGATGGCATTGATTCTTCCAAGGACGCTGGCAAATTGATGATCTCTGTTCTGTCTGCCGTAGCAGAGATCGAGCGTGAAAACATCCGTGTCCAAACCATGGAGGGCCGCATCCAAAAAGCAAGGGAGGGCCGCTGGAACGGCGGCTTTGCCCCCTATGGGTATCAACTGGTGGATGGGAAATTGGTCATCAACGAGGAAGAGGCAGAGGCCATTCGTGTCATCTACGACCAGTATGTTCACACGGACATTGGCGCAAATGGCATCGCAAAGTATCTGGAGAACCACGGTATCCGCAAGATTCCCCGGCAGAATGGGAAGAATCCCCTGTTTGATGCACACCTGATCCGGCTGATTCTGAAAAATCCTGTGTACTGCGGAAAAATTGCCTATGGCCGCCGCAAGATGGAAAAAGTGCGCGGCACCAGAAATGAGTACAAGTTGGTGGAGCGGGACAACTACCTGTTGGCAGATGGTTTGCACGAACCAATTGTTTCGGAAGAGGTTTGGCAAGCGGCGCAGGTGAAGCTGCTGGCGCAGGCCAAGAAATACGAACACGTCAACCGAGGGAAAGATGAACACGTACATTTGCTCTCCGGTATTGTAAAATGTCCTGTCTGCGGAGCCGGAATGTATGGAAATAAAAGCATCAAGCACAAAGCGGACGGCACCAAGTACAAGGATTTTTACTACTACGGTTGCAAGCACCGCTCCATGATACGTGGGCATAAGTGCGATTACAAAAAGCAGATTCGGGAAGAACTGCTGGACGATGCCGTGGCGGAAGTCATTGTAAGGCTGGTGAGCAATCCAAAGTTTGCGGCTATGATGCAGGAAAAAATCAACATGAAAGTGGATACCGCCGCCATTGACCAGGAGATTGCCAATTGCGAGAAGCAGCTGCGCCAGCATTATTCCGTCAAGGCGAAGCTGACGGAGGAGATTGATTCTCTCGACCCGGACGACCGGCACTATGTCCGGCGCAAGGCAGACCTTGATGATCGGCTCTACAAGATGTATGATAAGATTGAAGATACGGAATCTCTGCTGATCGCAGCCAGAGCCAAAAAGCAGGCCATTGAAGCGGAAAAGCTGACCGGCGACAATATCTATAAAGTGCTGATTTATTTTGAAAAACTGTACGGCGTGATGAATGAGGCGGAGCGGCGGCAGTTGATCGAGGTGTTGATCTCTGAAATTCAGGTTTACCCGGAACGCCAAGCCAATGGACAGTGGTTAAAATCCATCAAATTTAAGCTGCCGATCATTGAGGAAGATATGAGTATCAGTTTGGACAATGAAAAACAAGTCGAGACGATTGTCCTGCTTTCCAAGAAAGACCCCAGCAAATAACATCCAAGCACAAGACAGGAAGCGAATTTGTCATGCTATATACTGAACGCGCAGAACTCATCATGCAGCAATTACAGCTGCAATCCACTGTAAAAGTCGTTGAACTCAGTCAACTGCTCCACGTATCGGTGGACACGGTACGCCGCGATCTCAAGACGATGGAGGGCCAGGGACTGATCAAATATGTCCATGGTGGTGCTTGCCTTCCCGATTCTTTCGCGCCCTTTTTAAACTTTACTGGGCGCGAGATTATAAACAGCGAACTAAAGCGGGAAGCGGCACGCAAAGCGCTCGCCTTGATCAAAACGGGCGATGTCATTGCGTTAAATTCCGGTACCACGAACACAATCCTATCCCAGGAACTCACGACTTTTGAAAAAGAAATCACCGTTGTGACCAACAACTATGCCGCAATCAATCTGTTGCTGCAAAATGATTTGATTCACCTGATTGCCGTCGGCGGAAAAATGGACCCTCTGGAGCGTTCCACGTATGGAACCACGTGTGAAAATGAATTCGGTCAGTATTACCCTGACATTGCTTTTCTCTCGATCAATGCCATCAACTATCCAGATGGGTTTACCGATTTCCGTTTCAACGAAATCGGTGTCCTGCAACTGCTGGCAAAAAACGCAAAAAAAGTGGTGGCAGTCATGGATTCCAGTAAACTCGGCAAGTGTTCCAAACGCAAGGCTTTGGACATCTCGCAAGTGGATATGGTCGTAATGGATGACGGTGTTTCACCGGAAATCCGAAAAAAATACAGCGAATGCGGTATTCATATTCAATAAATCCTCCCGAAAGGCCCGGACAATCGTCCGGGCCTTTCTTACATACTATTTACATACATTTGACGCTTTGCCGATTGTTTTTGCTGTTTTATGCAGTATATAATGAGATTGAAAAAAAGAAAAAGCAGCAATAAAACGCAAAACAAGGAGCGTACTTATGAACGATTCAAATCAGATTCAGATGGTTGTATTCGACTGGGCTGGCACAACGGTAGATTATGCATCCAGCGCACCCAGCACCGTTTTTGATCGTGTATTTACCTCGGTCGGTATCAAGCTGACAAAAGAAGAAATCAACCGCCCGATGGGTATGGAGAAAAAAGCGCACATCCGTGAACTGCTGTCCTCCGAATCCGGAAACAGACAATGGCTCGCCGTACATCAGCGTCCCTGGACCGAAGACGATGTCGAAAATCTGTACCAGACGTTTGAGAAAACACTGTATCAGATTGTGGCAGAATACAGCGAACCGCTCCCCTGCGTCGTAGAAGCCGTGGCAAAATTACGAAAAAAAGGGTTGAAGATCGGTTCCACTACCGGCTACACCTCGCAAATGATGGAACAAGTCATTCCAGCAGCCAAGGCAAAGGGCTATGAAGCGGATTGCGTCATCACCCCTGACATCACGCATGCCAGCCGCCCCACGCCGTTTATGCTTTTTGAGTGCATGCGGCGCCTGAATGTCTATCCGCCCTGCACGGTTGTAAAAGTAGGCGATACGGTCGTTGACATGCAGGAAGGGAAAAATGCCGGCGCGTGGAGCATCGGCATCCTGAACGGCTCCAATCTGTTGGGGCTGTCGCAGGAAGAATACAATGACATGGATGCTGAAGAGCTCAAGCAGCGCAAGCTCAAAACCACAGAAATGTATCGGCAAGCCGGTGCAGACCTTGTCATCGATTCCATTTGGGACCTCCTCCCTGCCATTGAAGAACTCAATCACCGCATGAAACGTATGAAGGAAGCTTGACATGAACCATTATTATAATCCAGTCCGCACGATTCAGGGCGCAGGCAGTTTGCACACTTTGCCGGAGACCTTGGAGCAAATGCACCTTACAAATCGCCGTGTCCTCATTCTGGCATGGAGCGAAACCGTCTTTGCACATCCAGTGTTTGCAAAGCTTGATGCGTTCCAGCTGCAAACCTCTGTATTTACAGCTTCCAACCCTACCATCGAGCAGTTATTTGAAACCTATCAGGCGACCCGCTCGTTTTCTCCCGACGCGGTTGTTGCGATTGGTGGCGGCAGCATCATGGATGTGGGAAAGTCGCTGTGCTGTCTGTACCAAACCGACCTTTCTGACGCAGAAGAGCTGCGGACCTATATTCAAGCTGGTCGCTTTGGAACCCCCAAGGTACGCTGGATCGGCGTCCCGACCACATCCGGCACCGGCAGCGAAGTCACCTGCTGGGCCACCATTTGGAACCCCAGCAAAGATGCCAAGCGGTCGATTGAAAATCAGGCAAACTATGCTTATGCCGCCTTGGTTGACCCGGAGCTTACCGCCAATATGCCGCTGAAATTGGCCGTTTCTTCGGCGCTGGACGCCACTGCCCATGCGGTCGAGGCGTTTTGGGCCAAGCATACCAATACGGTTTCGCGTGCCCTGGCACTTCAAGCCATCCGTACGATTATGGGGCATATGGAAGATCTGCTCTGCGGAAAACCGGAGGCGCACGAGGCGATGGCTCAGGGCAGCATGCTTGCCGGTTTGGCGTTCAGCAACACCAAAACCACTGCATGCCACTCCATCTCTTACCCGCTGACCATGCACTATCACATCCCGCACGGCGCTGCGGTCAGCATGCTGCTGGCCCCTGTTCTGGAACTGAATGCGCCCTGTGTGGATGGTCTCGAGTCCTTGCTGGCTGCATTGGGCGTTTCCGATGCCGCAATGCTCCAGCAGCGCATTCGCAGCTTCCTCCAACGCTCGGGGCAGCCGGATACTTTGCGTGGCTGGGGCGTTGCCTGGGAAGATTGCTCCTCGCTCGCGAAATTGGGGATGACCAAGGGCCGGGCAGACAACAATCCGGTCGAAATCACCGCCGAGAACATTCAAGGGATTTTGGAATCGATTTATTAAACGATATGGTTGCGAAAACCAGCCAAGAAAGGATTCAATATTATGCTCAAGCACACCAAAAAAATCGCAGGAATCGGACTTCTTACTTTGATGACAGCATCCATGCTTGTCGGCTGCAGCGCAGAGAGCCAGGCCGCAGATGCCAATGGCCCGGGCGGTGAAGATGGCGTATTCACTATCGCATATGCGCCCAATGAATCGACCACCGAAAGCGCCGATGCACGCAATGGACTGGCCAAGGATTTGAGCGAAGCATTGGGCTGCGAAGTCGAGGAGATCCAGGCGAGCGACTACAATGCCATCATCGAAGCGCTGCGCACCGATATGGCATATATGGGGTCGCAGGCTCTGGCATTGGGGGGTGAGCGTACCGACCTTGAGCCCATCGTCATGAAAGCCGAAGAAGGCGATCCGGAAAAAGCGATTTATCACTCTGTGCTCATCACCAGCAGCAGCAACCAGGAAATCAACTCCATCGAAGATATCCAAGGGAAAACCATGGCTTTTGTGGACCCGGACTCCACTTCGGGCAATCTGGTCCCCACCGCTGAAATCATCAAGGCCTTTCCCGATGAGGAACTGAACTCGGATATGCTGCACACCAACGGGGACTTTTTTGAAGCCGTCAGCTTCTCCGGTTCCCACCAGGCAGGTCTGCAAGCGGTCATCAAGGGCGATGTCGATGTTGTCCCCATTTCCGATCAGATCCTCGCTTCGGAAATTGCGCACGGAAATGCCAAGGAAGAGGATGTGAAGATCATCCATGAATTGGGCGCTATTCCGGCGGAGGCCATGGTTGTTGGCGAGCATGTCAGTGAGGAAACGCGCGAGCAGCTCACCGAGTTCCTGACCACCTATGACAATGAAGACTATTTTACCGATGTCATCAAAGTACCTGGCGCGCGTTTTGTTGCGTGTGATATGAGCGACTATGAGGAAATCATTGAGCTGAACCAAATCATAAACGAATTTTAAAGCTCAGGAGGAACATCATGAAACCCATTTTGAAATTCGACCGGGTATCCAAGCAATATCCCAATGGTGTGCAGGCGCTCAAAGAGGTTTCCCTGGAAGTGACCGAAGGCGAATTTATTTCGGTGATCGGTCCTTCCGGCAGCGGCAAGTCCACCCTTTTGCGGGCGATCAACCGCTTGATTCCTATCAGCGGCGGCACAGTCTGGCTGGATGATCAAGCCATCTCGCATCAGCACGGCCGAAAGCTTCGCAATCAACGCCGAAAAATCGGCATGATCTTTCAAAACTATAACCTGGTATACAGCCTGTCTGTCTTGCAGAATGTTCTGCATGGACGGCTGGGGTATATGCACGGGCTGAAGGGTGTATTGGGCCTGTACAGCGAAGAGGATAAGCAGGAAGCCTTGAATCTACTTCAGGAACTGGGGCTCGAATCCTTCAGCTACCAGCGTGCTTCCGACCTGTCGGGCGGACAAAAGCAGCGTGTCGGCATCGCCCGCGCCATCATGCAGAATCCCAAACTGCTTCTGTGCGACGAACCCATTGCTTCGCTTGACCCTTCCAGTGCCAAAACGATCATGGAACTGCTGCATGATTTGACCCAAAAACGAAATATCTCCTGCATTGTCAATCTGCATCAGCTGGATGTTGCCTTGAAATACTCCACCCGCATCATCGGTCTTTCCAAGGGGGAAATCGTTTTTGACGGGGCTCCTGCGCAGCTGACCGATGAAGTCATTGAAAAAATCTATGGGACATCCCGTGAAAACCTGATGATTGGAGGCGCCGAGCATGACCAGACGGATACCGCTGATTGCGCGTGATGTAAAGCGGCTTTATACCGGATTTTTGATTGCAGCGGTCATCCTGTTTGCGGTATGCAGTGTTCTGACCAACTTCAGTCTTTTAGAACTCATCGCAAACGGGGATGCCTTTTGGGAATTTATCACCGAGGATTTTCTCCCTCCCGCCTTGCCGAAATCCAGCCGAATCCCCGGGATTTTGTCCAGCGTTTTGGTCACGTTGGCTTTGGCCATGTCCGCAACCACCGTTGCCGCTATTTTAGCATTCTTTGTCTCGTTATTCGGCAGTGAAAAGGTCTCTCCTTTTCCCAAGGCAGCCAAATTTGTTCGCGGATTTGCTACCTTTCTGCGCAACATTCCTGCACTCGTCTGGGCTTTCATCCTCTTTTCTTCCCTGGGTATCGGCACAGGCGTTGGCTTTGTCGCGTTATGTATCACCAGCTTTGCCTTCATGGTACGCGCTTTTGTGGAGGTCATGGAGGATGTATCCCAGGACTGCGTGGAAAGCCTGCAAGCAGTTGGCGCAACCTTTCCGCAGCGTGTTTCCCAGGCCATTCTTCCCTCCTGCTTAAGCGGGTTTCTGTCCTGGTTCCTCTATTGCGTGGAAATCAATATCCGCGCTTCCACGATCGTCGGCATGGTAGGCGGCGGCGGTGTTGGACTGACTCTGTTTTCTTACATCAAAGGCTTTCAATACGACATTGCGCTGAGCATTATTCTGTTGATTGCCGTGATGGTGATTGCTGTCGATCAGATTACCGGTAAACTTCGGAAGGAGTTATTAAAATGAATTCCAATGAAATTACTTTGAATGCCGAACGAAATCCCGTGCAAATGAAAAAACGGGCCCGCATCCCGGTCAAATGCAAACAGCGGAATCCGTTTATTCCCGCTTTTTTGGTGACGGTTGCAGCCCTATCGATTTTGAGCCTGCTCTATCTGAATATTGACTGGTGGAAAATGGCCTCCCGCCTTCCCGATGTGGGCATGGTGTTCTGGGATTTGGCACATCTCGATTTCACCGAAATCAGTTTGGTCGGCTCTTCCCTGATCGAAACGATTTCCATTGCCGTGCTCTCCCTGCTGTACAGCCTGATTTTGGGCATCCTGTTTGGGATGCTGGCCGCACGGAATGTCTTCCGCATTCTGGCGCTGTCGGCCATCATGCAATCCTTTTTCACCTTTTTACGAGCTGTGCCCACCCCGGTATGGGTGCTGCTCATGCTGGTATGTCTGGGCATGGGACCGGAAGCCGGTGTTGCCGGACTTTGTGTCCACACCACCGCGTTTTTCACAAAATCGTTTGCTCAGAGCTTTGAAAGTATCCCTGAGGAAACCATCGAAGCTTTGGAAGCAACCGGCACCAGCCGTCTGAGCATCTTTACCAATGCGATTTTGCCCGCAGCCCTGTCGCAAATCGTGGCATGGGTTGGCATGCGTCTGGAAACCAACTTTTCGGAATGTGCCATCCTTGGTATGGTCGGTGCCGGCGGCATTGGCTATGTAATCTCCACCAGTTTGCAAGGCTACGATTACGGTACGGCCGGCGTGGCAATCTTGCTTGTGTTCCTGGTTGCCTACGGCATTGAAAGAATCTTTGTCCAAATCAAGAAAAAGTTCTCCTAAATAACAGGCGGCAACGGTTTGAAACCGTTGCCGCCTGTTCCTTTTATTATGGCATTTTTCTCTGTCGCGAAATGCTCAATACGCAAAATTGGTGTGCACCCGCCAGATATTCTGCGCATATTCAGCCACTGCGCGATCGGCTGCAAACCGGCCGGAATTGGCAATGTTAATCAGGGACATATAGTTCCAATTCTCCGGCCTCTGGTACATCTGTGCCACACGTTCTTGCGCCAGACAATAGGACTCAAAATCCTTGCAGATCATAAAGCGGTCGGTACGACCCGGGCCGCCATCGATCAGGCCTGCTACCACATCATTGTAATCCACGTGATCACCAAAACCACGACGAATGTGATCGAGCACATCTTTGAGCACCGGATTGGCATTGTAGTAATCGCGCGCACAGTAAGCTCCCGATGCTGCCAAAGCCTCTGCCTCGGGCGTTTCCATACCGAAAATAAAGATATTTTCCGGACCAACCGCCTGACAGATTTCAATATTCGCGCCATCCATGGTACCGATGGTCAATGCGCCATTCATCATGAATTTCATGTTGCCGGTACCGGATGCTTCCTTGCCCGCCAGCGAGATTTGCTCGGACAGTTCTGCCGCTGGCATGATGAGCTCAGCAAGCGATACCCGGTAATCCTCGATGAAAACGACCTTCAGCTTATCGCCTACATCCGGATCATGGTTGACCATGTTGGCAATCGAATGGATGAGCTGAATGGTCTTTTTGGCAGCGGCATAGCCAGGCGCTGCCTTGGAACCAAAAATAATCGTACGGGGCACAAGCGGCGCGGAGGGATTCTTTTTGATTTGGTGGTACATGGCCATCACGTGCAGGATATTGAGCATCTGCCGTTTGTATTCATGCAGACGCTTGACCTGCACATCGAAAATCGAATCCAGATTGACTTCAATCTTGTTGTGCTCGGCGATATACGCCGCCAAACGCTGTTTGTTATGGTCTTTGATCTGCTTCAGCTGCCGCAGCAGTTTGGGGTCCGAACCAAAGTTGGAAAGCACCTGCAATTCCGAAGGATGGGTGATAAATCCATTACCGATTTTGGAACGAATCAGTTCGGTCAGCTCTGGATTGGCTTCACACAGCCAGCGACGCAGCGCAATGCCGTTGGTCACATTGCAGAACTTGGTCGAATACACCCGGAAAAGATCGGAAAAAACTTTTTCCCGCAAAATACCCGAGTGCAATTCGGACACGCCATTGACCGAGAACGAGCCCACCACAGCCAGATTGGCCATGCGCACCTGTCCATCAGCTACAATTGCCAGCTTGGAAATCCGGTCAAAATCGCCCGGATAATAATTCCACAATTCCTTGCAATACCGCTCATTGATTTCGTTGATAATCATCATCACGCGCGGCATATGTGCCTGGACGAGGTCGGTGGGCCAGCATTCCAGCGCCTCCGGCATCACCGTATGGTTGGTATAGGCAACCGACTGGGATACGTTATTCCACGCCATTTCCCAACTCATACCTTCTTCGTCCATCAGGATACGCATGAGCTCCGGAATGACCAGCGCCGGATGGGTATCGTTGATATGCAGCACATTCTTTTCTGCAAAGTTCTGCAATGTACCATACCGTGCCTTATGTTTGGCGCAAATATCCTGAATGGTCGCCGAAACCAGGAAATACTGCTGCTTGAGCCGCAGCGACTGCCCTGCCAAATGATTATCTTCCGGATATAGAACCTTGGAAATCGATTCTGCCATCGCCACTTTTTCCACTGCTTTGAGATAATCGCCGCGGGAAAAGGCCTCCATATCCAGCGCAATCGGGCTTTTGGCCTGCCACAACCGCAGCCGGGCGATATTTTCGGTGTTGTAACCCGAAATCGGCATATCATAGGGCACCGCAATGACCGGTGTATAATCGGTGTGTTCGACCACCAGGCGGCCATCTTCCCAGCGAGTTTTGACCGCGCCGCCGATCCGCACCTCGCGGGCATCGTCCATCGCAGGAATCTGCCAGGCTGCACCGGTTTCCAGCCAAGTATCCGGCTGTTCGATTTGTGCACCGTTTTCAATCTTCTGACGGAAAATACCGTTTTCATATCGGATGGAATAGCCGTTGCCTGCCATCCCCAAGGTCGCCATGCTATCCATATAACAAGCAGCCAAACGGCCTAATCCGCCATTCCCCAGTCCCGGATCGTCTTCCACTTCAAAAATATCTGCGACTTCATAACCCAGGTCTGCCAGTGCACCTTCCAAGGCTTCCTGCATCCCTAAATTGAATGCATTGTTGCGCAAAGAACGTCCAATCAGAAATTCCATGCACAAATAGTGTACTTGCCGTTCTTCATTTTCTTTGATTTTGGCCTGTGCTTCCATCATTCGTTCCACCAATTCATCCCGAATGACCATCGCACAAGCCAAATAGATCTGCTTGGCATTCGCTTCGGTCACTTCTCGGCTGAAATGACGGCGCAATTTGCCAACGATCTCCTGCTTGATTCCATTCTTGCTGTAGGTTTTTGCCATGATATCTCCGTACTTATACCCGGATATATTCCGGGCCTCCTCCTTCCAGATGCAAACGCGCGGCAAAATTCACCGCGCGTTCACGATAAACTCTTCTTTCTGCGTGTGGGCAATCAAAGAGATTGATAAATTTCCAAATATTTTTTCGCCGATGTCTTCCAGCTGAAGTCTGATTCCATGCCGCCAACAACCAGCTTCTTCCATGCCTCCTTGTTGTATTTAAAGACACCACAAGCTTCTCGAATGACATGCAGCATATCATGGGCGTTGTAGCTATGGAAGGTAAAGCCATTGCCGGTGCCCAGATAATCCACAAAAGCGGTGACTGTGTCTTTGAGACCGCCGGTCTCGCGCACGATCGGAATGGTACCATACCGCAATGCGATCATTTGCGCCAAACCGCAGGGCTCCGACTTGGACGGCATCAGGAACATATCGCTGCCGGCGTAGATTTTGCTGGCCAGTTCAGCCGAGAACATAATCGATGCCGAAATCTTGCCGGGATACCGACGCTTGGCTTCCATAAACATCTGTTCATAGCGCCACTCGCCTTTGCCCAGTACGATCAAACGAACATCCTCTTCCAGTATCTCGTCCAAAACGGCTTCAATCAGATCAAAGCCCTTATGCCCAGCAAAGCGCGAAACCATGCCAATCACCGGTGTTTCATCGGTGCCTTCCAGCCCGCACATGGCTAGCAGTTCGGCCTTATTGACTGCCTTATTTTTCAAGGTGCGTGTCGTGTAATTTTTAAACAAATACGGATCGTGCGCCGGATCAAAGGTTTCCTGGTCGATACCATTGATGATGCCATGCAACTTATAGCTGCAGTCGCGCAGAATGGGGTCCAGACCGTGTCCATAATACGGCGTTTGAATCTCTTCGGCATACGACGGCGAAACGGTTGTCACCGCATTAGATGCCACAATGGCCGCCTTCATCAGGTTGACATCGCCATCCATGGCCATGAAGCCCGAACGGTAATGCGCATCGTCAATTCCCAATACGTACTCCAGAATTTCCCGGCCATATCGTCCCTGATAGGCAATATTATGGATGGTAAAGACCGTTTTCATGCCCTGATAGTATTCCCGACCTGCAAACATCAGGTTGTAGTACACCGGTACCAATGCGGTCTGCCAGTCGTTGCAGTTGATCACATCCGGCTTAAAGTCCAAATCGGGCAGAATTTCCAGAACAGCCTTTGAGAAGAACGCAAACCGTTCGGCGTCGTCATATTCTCCATATACCTGCCCGCGTGCAAAATAATACTCATTATCGATAAAGTAATAGGTTACTTCGTCATCGGTATACTCGAATACGCCGCAATATTGGTTGCGCCAGCCAAGCTGCACATAGGCGTTTTTTAAATAGGTCATTTTTTCGCGCCATGTTGCAGGAATGGCACTATACAGTGGACAAAAAACAGCGACTTCATGTCCTTCTGCGGCCAGTGCCTTTGGCAGAGAGCCGGCAACATCGCCTAAGCCGCCAGTTTTGATAAACGGAGCCACCTCGCTGGCAACATACATGATTTTCATAAGGGTACCTCCAAACTGGAAAGCGGGATGTCCAGCAAGGGACATCCCGCCGAAAAAATATTCTGATTTTGCAGCGGGACGATTCAGTTATATCCTCGGCGGCGCTACAACGCCAGATCCAAATTATACAACCGAACTCTTCGCAATGACCACCGGATAATTTTCATGGCCCATCATTGTGCGGCCTTCCCGGATGGTAACCCCGCGATCGGTGATGATGTGTGCCAGGGATGCACCGGTCAGGATGCGACCATTTTCCATAATGATCGAATCCCGGATTTCGGCATCCTTTTCCACCAGAACATCGCGGAACAAGATGGAATTGACGACCTTACCTTCAATGTGACAGCCATCTGCAATCAAGCTGTCTTC of the Intestinibacillus sp. Marseille-P6563 genome contains:
- the glgA gene encoding glycogen synthase GlgA: MKIMYVASEVAPFIKTGGLGDVAGSLPKALAAEGHEVAVFCPLYSAIPATWREKMTYLKNAYVQLGWRNQYCGVFEYTDDEVTYYFIDNEYYFARGQVYGEYDDAERFAFFSKAVLEILPDLDFKPDVINCNDWQTALVPVYYNLMFAGREYYQGMKTVFTIHNIAYQGRYGREILEYVLGIDDAHYRSGFMAMDGDVNLMKAAIVASNAVTTVSPSYAEEIQTPYYGHGLDPILRDCSYKLHGIINGIDQETFDPAHDPYLFKNYTTRTLKNKAVNKAELLAMCGLEGTDETPVIGMVSRFAGHKGFDLIEAVLDEILEEDVRLIVLGKGEWRYEQMFMEAKRRYPGKISASIMFSAELASKIYAGSDMFLMPSKSEPCGLAQMIALRYGTIPIVRETGGLKDTVTAFVDYLGTGNGFTFHSYNAHDMLHVIREACGVFKYNKEAWKKLVVGGMESDFSWKTSAKKYLEIYQSL
- a CDS encoding glycogen/starch/alpha-glucan phosphorylase, with translation MAKTYSKNGIKQEIVGKLRRHFSREVTEANAKQIYLACAMVIRDELVERMMEAQAKIKENEERQVHYLCMEFLIGRSLRNNAFNLGMQEALEGALADLGYEVADIFEVEDDPGLGNGGLGRLAACYMDSMATLGMAGNGYSIRYENGIFRQKIENGAQIEQPDTWLETGAAWQIPAMDDAREVRIGGAVKTRWEDGRLVVEHTDYTPVIAVPYDMPISGYNTENIARLRLWQAKSPIALDMEAFSRGDYLKAVEKVAMAESISKVLYPEDNHLAGQSLRLKQQYFLVSATIQDICAKHKARYGTLQNFAEKNVLHINDTHPALVIPELMRILMDEEGMSWEMAWNNVSQSVAYTNHTVMPEALECWPTDLVQAHMPRVMMIINEINERYCKELWNYYPGDFDRISKLAIVADGQVRMANLAVVGSFSVNGVSELHSGILREKVFSDLFRVYSTKFCNVTNGIALRRWLCEANPELTELIRSKIGNGFITHPSELQVLSNFGSDPKLLRQLKQIKDHNKQRLAAYIAEHNKIEVNLDSIFDVQVKRLHEYKRQMLNILHVMAMYHQIKKNPSAPLVPRTIIFGSKAAPGYAAAKKTIQLIHSIANMVNHDPDVGDKLKVVFIEDYRVSLAELIMPAAELSEQISLAGKEASGTGNMKFMMNGALTIGTMDGANIEICQAVGPENIFIFGMETPEAEALAASGAYCARDYYNANPVLKDVLDHIRRGFGDHVDYNDVVAGLIDGGPGRTDRFMICKDFESYCLAQERVAQMYQRPENWNYMSLINIANSGRFAADRAVAEYAQNIWRVHTNFAY